The genome window AAGCCCTTGTGCCGGGGGATGTGATCTTGCTTGAAGCCGGTATGCAGGTGCCTGCGGATGGGCGTTTGTTGAACGCGGCGAACCTGCAGGTGCGAGAGGCTGCCTTAACCGGCGAGGCCGAAGCGGTGACCAAGCAACCTGAGGTGATCTTGGACGAAGAAGCTGCCTTGGGCGATCGCCTCAACTTGGTCTACCAGGGTACCGAAGTGTTGCAGGGGCGCGGCACTGTGTTGATTACGCAAACCGGCATGGAAACTGAACTTGGCCGCATTGCTACCCTGATTCAGTCTGTGGAATCAGAACCCACCCCCCTGCAGCAGCGGATGGGCCAGTTGGGGAACGTGCTGGTGTCAGGTTCCTTAGTCCTAGTGGCCGTGGTGGTGGCGGTGGGGCTGGTTCGCACGGGAGACCTCAGTCTGTTTGATGATTTATTAGAAGTCTCCCTCAGCATGGCGGTGGCCGTTGTTCCGGAAGGGTTGCCTGCGGTGATTACCGTGACCTTGGCCCTAGGTACCCAGCGGATGGTGCGCCGCCATGCTCTGATTCGCAAATTGCCCGCCGTCGAAACCCTCGGCTCGGTCACTACCATCTGTTCGGATAAGACCGGCACCCTGACCCAAAATAAGATGGTGGTGCAGCAGGTCAAAACAGTCGCCCACTCGTACCGGGTGACCGGGGAGGGCTACGCACCCGTGGGTCAGATCTTGAACGAAGAGGGAGCGATCGCCCCTGACCCGGCCCTGCAGGCGTTATTGATTGCCTGCGCCCTGTGCAACGACGCGACCCTCAACCCGTCTGGCAGCATTTGGACCTTGCTGGGCGACCCCACCGAGGGAGCTCTCCTAGCCGTGGCGGGTAAAGGCGGGTTTGAGCCATCAACGCTGAAGCACAGCCAACGCATCCAGGAAGTGCCCTTTACCTCAGAGCGCAAGCGCATGAGCGTGGTGATCCAGACCCAGGCCCATGCCGCCTGGCCCTTAGCCTCCCAGGTAATGTTCACCAAAGGCTCTGCCGAATTAGTGCTCGAACGATGCGCTACGTGCCAAGGTTCTCAAGATCCTGAATCTCTTACTGCCGTTCAACGGCAAGCCATCTTGGCCCAAACCGATGCCCTAGCTGCCGCTGGTCTGAGGGTGCTGGGCTTGGCTATGAAGCCGTTAGACAGCGTTACCCTCAACGATAATTTGGAAGCGGAGGAACAAGACCTGATCTGGCTGGGGCTGGTGGGAATGCTCGATGCCCCCCGTCCCGAAGTGCGGGATGCTGTAGCCGATTGTCGCCGGGCAGGAATTCGGCCTGTGATGATCACCGGCGATCATCCTTTAACCGCAAAGGCGATCGCCGAAACCCTTGGCATTGCCCAACCCGGCGACACCATCCTCACTGGGCGTGAGCTAACCCATCTCTCCACCGCCGAGCTAGAGCAGACGGTACCCCACGTTAGTGTCTACGCTAGGGTTGCCCCAGAACACAAGCTGCGTATTGTGCAGGCCCTGCAAAAACAGGGAGACTTTGTGGCCATGACCGGGGATGGCGTCAATGATGCGCCTGCCCTCAAACAGGCCGACATTGGCATTGCCATGGGCATCACTGGCACCGATGTCAGCAAAGAGGCCAGCGATATGGTGCTGCTCGACGACAACTTTGCCACCATTGTCGCTGCCACGGAAGAAGGCCGAGTGGTCTACGACAACATTCGCCGCTTCATCAAATACATTCTGGGCAGCAACGTTGGTGAAGTGCTCACCATTGCAGCAGCGCCCCTGATTGGTCTGGGCGGCGTGCCCCTGTCGCCGCTGCAAATTTTGTGGATGAACCTCGTTACCGATGGCGTACCGGCCCTAGCCCTGGCCATGGAACCGGCAGAACCCAACGTTATGCAGCGCCCACCTCACAACCCCAGGGAGAGCATTTTTGCCCGAGGGTTAGGTAGCTATGTGGTGCGAGTTGGTATTGTGCTGGCAATCCTGGCCATTGGCCTGATGGGCTGGGCCTATCGCTACACCCATGACCCTGCCTACCCTGGTGACCCAAACACTTGGAAAACCATGGTGTTTACCACCCTCTGTCTAGCCCAAATGGGGCACGCCTTAGCTGCCCGTTCCGAGACTCGTCTGACGATACAGCTTAACCCCATGACCAATCCCTTTATCTGGGGGGCCGTACTGGTCACTACGGGACTGCAAGTGGGGTTGATGTATGTGCCGGCACTGCAACAGTTTTTTGGCCTACATCCCTTATCTGGGGGCGAGCTAGCTCTGTGCTTTGGGGTCAGCGCTCTGATGTTTATCTGGCTAGAAGCTGAAAAGCTGTTCATTCAACTCGTGCTGCGCTGCCAGCAGCCCGGTGCCGCGATCGCTAACACTGCGAGAGGAATTTGATGAAAACTATCAAGACTGCTTTCAATAGTCCCTGGCCACTGCTGATGTCAGTCGCCTTGGCAACCGTGGTTGCCCTAGCCACCGCCCTAGACTGGCTGTATGTTCAACCCCAACGCCAAGCAGCTCCCCCTGTTGATCCGACCACTGCTGTGGAGCCCCCTCAGCCATGACCTTAGGACTGACCTTAGCTGTGGTGGTACTGGCGCTTGTCTGCTTTGTCGGAGAATGGTTTTCGGCAGATGTGACAGCCATCTTCGTCATGGTTGCCCTGATGACGTTGGGCCTGGTCACGCCAGAACAGGGCGTTTCGGGGTTTAGCAACTCGGCGACGGTGACCGTGCTTGCCATGTTTATCCTCAGCGCCGGGATTGAGCGCACCGGAGCTGTGCAGGCCGTAAGCCATAGTTTAATGGCCTGGGGCGGTCAGCGTGCCAGCCGGCAAATCTTGGTGATGGGGGCGATCGTGGGGCCCATTTCAGCCTTTATCAACAACACGGCGGTAGTGGCGGTATTTTTGCCCATCATCGAAGACTGGTGCCGCCAACAAAAGATCTCGCCCTCTAAGCTGCTGATTCCCCTTTCCTACGTGACGGTGCTGGGGGGTATGCTAACGGTGATCGGCACCTCGACCAATGTCTTGGCCAGCGGTCTGTCTGAAACCTTGGGATATGGGCCCTTTGGGCTGTTTCAATTTTCCCTGGTGGGGCTGGTGACAGGGACGGTGGGGCTGCTGTACTTAGCCTTGGTGGCTCCCCGATTACTGCCTCAGCACCCCAGTTCGCCGACCGACCAGGTGTTGACGCGCTATGGCCTCGACCACTACATCAGCGAAATTGTCATTCCACCTGGCTCAAGCCTAGTGGGGCAGTCGTTGCAGAGTAGCCAAATCCAGCGCCGGTTCGATATGGACGTGGTTGAGCTGATTCGCAATGGGGCGCATTTCCCCCAGCCGATTTCCGATAAACCGTTGCAGGCAGGCGATATTTTGCTGGTGCGGGGGAATCCTGATTGCCTATTGAGCATCAAGGCCAGCCAGGGCATTGAAATTTTGCCGGAAGTACAGTTTGGCGATCGCGACGCTGAACCAGCCTTAACCTTGGGAGAAGAGGGCATCGCCGAAGTGTTGGTGCTACCCAATGCCGAGGTCATTGGCTCGACCCTCAAGGATACGCGGTTTCGCCAACGCTACAATGTCACTGTGCTGGCGATCCAACAAGGGCAGGGGGTGGTGCGCGATCGCCTAGGGCGCGTGCCGCTGCAATTTGGGGATGTGTTGTTGGTGCAGGGGCCCAAGCAAAGTCTGCTGGGGCTACAAACCCATCCTGGCTTGGTGCTAGTGCAGCAGCGGGACACAGAAACCCTGCGCCGCGACAAGGCCGGGGTAGCGATCGCCATTTTGATTGGAGTCGTCATTCTAGCAGCCCTAGACTGGCTACCGATTTTGGTTAGCGCTTGGATAGGCGTTGCCCTGATGCTACTGACGGGCTGCC of Candidatus Obscuribacterales bacterium contains these proteins:
- a CDS encoding cation-translocating P-type ATPase, with amino-acid sequence SPSHSLSTHWHTLSAAQALTLLEACVDGLDSSTVEQRQRIYGPNELQEGSTRSPWVILWDQFKNIMLLMLIAVALVSLVLDVQQGGFPKDAIAIFAIVLLNGLLGYLQESKAEQALAALKTMTSPRVRVLRQGQEQEVDAKALVPGDVILLEAGMQVPADGRLLNAANLQVREAALTGEAEAVTKQPEVILDEEAALGDRLNLVYQGTEVLQGRGTVLITQTGMETELGRIATLIQSVESEPTPLQQRMGQLGNVLVSGSLVLVAVVVAVGLVRTGDLSLFDDLLEVSLSMAVAVVPEGLPAVITVTLALGTQRMVRRHALIRKLPAVETLGSVTTICSDKTGTLTQNKMVVQQVKTVAHSYRVTGEGYAPVGQILNEEGAIAPDPALQALLIACALCNDATLNPSGSIWTLLGDPTEGALLAVAGKGGFEPSTLKHSQRIQEVPFTSERKRMSVVIQTQAHAAWPLASQVMFTKGSAELVLERCATCQGSQDPESLTAVQRQAILAQTDALAAAGLRVLGLAMKPLDSVTLNDNLEAEEQDLIWLGLVGMLDAPRPEVRDAVADCRRAGIRPVMITGDHPLTAKAIAETLGIAQPGDTILTGRELTHLSTAELEQTVPHVSVYARVAPEHKLRIVQALQKQGDFVAMTGDGVNDAPALKQADIGIAMGITGTDVSKEASDMVLLDDNFATIVAATEEGRVVYDNIRRFIKYILGSNVGEVLTIAAAPLIGLGGVPLSPLQILWMNLVTDGVPALALAMEPAEPNVMQRPPHNPRESIFARGLGSYVVRVGIVLAILAIGLMGWAYRYTHDPAYPGDPNTWKTMVFTTLCLAQMGHALAARSETRLTIQLNPMTNPFIWGAVLVTTGLQVGLMYVPALQQFFGLHPLSGGELALCFGVSALMFIWLEAEKLFIQLVLRCQQPGAAIANTARGI
- a CDS encoding SLC13 family permease translates to MTLGLTLAVVVLALVCFVGEWFSADVTAIFVMVALMTLGLVTPEQGVSGFSNSATVTVLAMFILSAGIERTGAVQAVSHSLMAWGGQRASRQILVMGAIVGPISAFINNTAVVAVFLPIIEDWCRQQKISPSKLLIPLSYVTVLGGMLTVIGTSTNVLASGLSETLGYGPFGLFQFSLVGLVTGTVGLLYLALVAPRLLPQHPSSPTDQVLTRYGLDHYISEIVIPPGSSLVGQSLQSSQIQRRFDMDVVELIRNGAHFPQPISDKPLQAGDILLVRGNPDCLLSIKASQGIEILPEVQFGDRDAEPALTLGEEGIAEVLVLPNAEVIGSTLKDTRFRQRYNVTVLAIQQGQGVVRDRLGRVPLQFGDVLLVQGPKQSLLGLQTHPGLVLVQQRDTETLRRDKAGVAIAILIGVVILAALDWLPILVSAWIGVALMLLTGCLRPGELYSSVRWDVIFLLAGLIPLGLAMDNAGATQWLADQLVNLGSAWSGYALLTLFFVLTSLVTEILSNNACVVLLLPIAAKVAESLNFNP